A portion of the Mesobacillus boroniphilus genome contains these proteins:
- a CDS encoding glycoside hydrolase family 65 protein, whose protein sequence is MKRLFGIDSWKIVETDLHKEDFRLAESIMSLGNGHMGMRGNFEETYTGDFHRGSYIAGVWFPDKTRVGWWKNGYPHYFGKVINSTNFIGIKVIVDGEELDLHKAEVKGYYRELDMQHGVLIRKFTVIQDGKETEVEAVRFLSVADKELAAIKYSVTAKNYNGNVTFVPYLDGDVRNEDSNYDEDFWYEVSRDASEYNGSLVMKTKDNPFGTPTFQVATTMQAVVEGNVAKVEVNEKEEYVENVIEVKAEQEQTVTLYKYVAVTTDRDYETGELVSKGKEVLARSVEKGFEQLLEEHRTGWLSRWEIADVEIAGDDSAQQGIRFNLFQLFSTYYGEDSRLNIGPKGFTGEKYGGATYWDTEAYAIPLYLSTAESEVARNLLIYRHNQLDGAYHNAKQQGLNGALYPMVTFTGVECHNEWEITFEEIHRNGAIAYAIYNYVNYTGDKDYLHEYGIDVLAGISRFWADRVHFNKSKNVYMMHGVTGPNEYENNVNNNWYTNRIAVWTLRYTLEVIEFLKQNGHEARLTGLEFSDDELAKWQDIIEKMYFPFDEEKAVFVQHDTFLDKDLMTVDELAAEDRPINQNWSWDKILRSCFIKQADVLQGLYFFNHEFTEEEKRRNFEFYEPMTVHESSLSPSVHAVLAAELGMEEKAYEMYNRTARLDLDNYNNDTEDGLHITSMTGAWLAIVQGFAGMRTAEGTLSFAPFIPKAWNQYSFNIIYRDHYIKVEVNQEDVVLTQQGPELAMKLYGEEVTIPADGELSVKLK, encoded by the coding sequence ATGAAAAGATTATTTGGGATTGATAGCTGGAAAATCGTCGAAACGGACTTGCATAAAGAGGATTTCCGCCTTGCAGAAAGCATCATGAGCCTCGGAAATGGCCACATGGGCATGCGCGGAAACTTTGAAGAAACATATACTGGAGACTTCCATCGCGGCTCATATATTGCTGGCGTCTGGTTTCCGGACAAAACGCGTGTAGGCTGGTGGAAAAATGGCTATCCGCACTATTTTGGCAAGGTCATTAACTCAACGAACTTTATCGGCATCAAAGTAATTGTTGATGGAGAGGAACTCGATCTTCACAAAGCAGAAGTTAAGGGTTACTACCGTGAGCTTGATATGCAGCATGGTGTCTTGATAAGGAAATTTACAGTAATCCAGGACGGTAAGGAAACAGAAGTGGAGGCAGTCCGGTTCCTATCGGTTGCTGATAAAGAACTGGCTGCTATTAAGTATTCAGTTACTGCTAAGAATTATAATGGAAACGTTACCTTTGTTCCTTATCTTGATGGTGACGTGCGCAATGAAGATTCTAACTATGATGAGGACTTCTGGTATGAAGTGAGCAGGGATGCCTCAGAATATAATGGCAGCCTTGTTATGAAAACGAAAGACAATCCATTCGGAACTCCGACTTTCCAGGTAGCGACAACTATGCAAGCGGTTGTCGAAGGGAATGTGGCTAAGGTCGAAGTCAATGAAAAAGAAGAATACGTTGAAAATGTAATCGAAGTTAAGGCTGAGCAGGAACAAACTGTAACCCTTTATAAATATGTCGCTGTAACGACAGACCGTGATTACGAAACTGGCGAACTAGTTTCAAAGGGCAAGGAAGTACTTGCGCGCTCTGTTGAAAAAGGTTTTGAACAGCTGTTAGAAGAGCACAGAACTGGCTGGCTGAGCCGATGGGAAATTGCGGATGTGGAAATAGCTGGCGATGACTCTGCACAGCAGGGAATCCGTTTCAATCTGTTCCAGTTGTTCTCCACTTACTATGGTGAAGATTCCCGTCTTAATATCGGGCCTAAAGGCTTCACAGGCGAAAAGTACGGCGGTGCGACTTACTGGGATACTGAAGCATACGCAATCCCGCTTTACCTTTCGACGGCAGAGTCCGAAGTTGCCCGCAATCTGTTGATATATCGCCACAACCAGCTTGATGGCGCCTACCATAATGCGAAGCAGCAGGGATTGAATGGTGCACTTTACCCAATGGTTACTTTTACTGGCGTCGAATGCCACAATGAGTGGGAAATCACGTTTGAAGAGATCCACCGTAACGGCGCAATTGCTTACGCGATTTATAACTATGTAAACTACACTGGAGATAAAGATTATCTTCATGAATACGGAATTGACGTGCTTGCTGGCATCTCTCGTTTCTGGGCAGATCGCGTCCACTTCAATAAGTCCAAAAATGTTTATATGATGCACGGTGTAACAGGACCTAACGAATACGAAAACAATGTTAACAACAACTGGTACACGAACCGTATCGCTGTCTGGACACTGCGCTACACGCTTGAAGTCATTGAATTCCTTAAGCAGAACGGCCATGAGGCGCGCCTTACAGGCCTTGAGTTCTCTGATGACGAGCTTGCGAAATGGCAGGACATTATTGAAAAAATGTACTTCCCGTTTGATGAAGAAAAAGCTGTGTTCGTCCAGCACGATACATTTCTTGATAAAGATTTGATGACAGTTGATGAACTTGCAGCAGAAGATCGTCCGATCAATCAGAACTGGTCATGGGATAAAATCCTGCGCAGCTGCTTCATCAAGCAGGCGGATGTCCTGCAAGGGTTATATTTCTTCAACCATGAATTCACGGAAGAAGAGAAGCGCCGCAACTTTGAATTCTATGAGCCAATGACAGTTCATGAATCATCCCTGTCCCCGAGCGTTCACGCAGTCCTTGCTGCAGAGCTTGGCATGGAAGAAAAAGCGTATGAAATGTACAACCGCACGGCGCGCCTTGACCTTGATAACTACAACAACGATACAGAAGACGGCCTGCACATCACAAGCATGACAGGTGCATGGCTGGCGATCGTACAGGGCTTCGCTGGCATGCGTACGGCTGAAGGCACACTATCATTTGCGCCATTCATCCCTAAAGCATGGAACCAGTACAGCTTCAACATAATCTACCGCGATCACTACATCAAGGTAGAAGTGAACCAGGAAGACGTCGTCCTCACACAGCAAGGCCCAGAACTTGCTATGAAGCTTTACGGCGAGGAAGTCACAATTCCTGCAGATGGCGAGCTTTCTGTTAAGTTGAAATAA
- a CDS encoding NAD(P)/FAD-dependent oxidoreductase produces the protein MYDCLIVGGGIAGLQAAIQLGRYNHHVMVLDAGDGRSSICQSYHNILGYPDGVSGPELREIGRQQAAQYGVEFVIGKADHAQKAENGFEVNAECGDKYKAKTLLLATGVMDRIPPFPELMPTLGISVYICPDCDGHEVKDKSTIVMGSGNPGANMALTLHYFTDKLTYVNHEQKEVDEEKIAAMKEKGIKYVEGPIEKVLADGPDFRGVVLANGEELTSERGFMAFGGNEVKSQLAQQLGVDLHKNKHVLVDPRTKMTNVENVWAAGDLVAHSEQTTIAMGDGMQASIWIHKTLLADKS, from the coding sequence ATGTACGACTGCCTTATAGTTGGAGGCGGGATTGCGGGGCTCCAGGCGGCGATTCAGCTTGGGCGTTACAATCATCATGTGATGGTTCTTGATGCGGGGGATGGGCGCTCGTCAATTTGTCAGAGCTACCATAATATCCTTGGCTATCCAGATGGGGTAAGCGGCCCGGAGCTAAGGGAAATAGGCCGTCAGCAGGCTGCACAATATGGTGTGGAATTCGTGATTGGCAAGGCTGATCATGCACAAAAGGCGGAAAATGGGTTCGAAGTCAATGCTGAGTGCGGTGACAAATACAAGGCGAAGACATTGCTTTTGGCCACGGGTGTCATGGACAGAATTCCACCTTTTCCAGAGCTGATGCCAACGCTTGGAATCAGTGTGTATATCTGTCCGGATTGCGATGGCCATGAAGTGAAGGACAAGTCCACAATCGTGATGGGATCAGGTAACCCAGGCGCGAACATGGCACTGACCTTGCATTATTTTACTGATAAACTCACGTATGTTAATCACGAACAAAAAGAAGTGGATGAGGAAAAAATAGCAGCAATGAAGGAAAAGGGCATAAAGTATGTTGAGGGACCGATTGAAAAGGTTCTGGCAGACGGGCCTGACTTCAGGGGAGTTGTACTCGCAAACGGTGAGGAGCTGACTTCAGAACGCGGTTTCATGGCTTTTGGAGGAAATGAAGTGAAATCTCAGCTCGCACAGCAGCTTGGCGTCGATCTTCATAAAAACAAGCATGTTTTAGTCGATCCGCGGACAAAAATGACAAATGTCGAGAACGTCTGGGCCGCAGGTGATCTTGTCGCCCATTCCGAGCAAACGACAATTGCCATGGGAGACGGTATGCAGGCCAGCATCTGGATCCATAAGACACTTTTAGCAGATAAGAGTTAG
- the pgmB gene encoding beta-phosphoglucomutase → MTRPLKAFIFDLDGVITDTAEYHFLAWKALAEDLGITFTREDNEELKGVSRMDSLEKILALGGRTGDFTAEEKEALAEKKNEHYLTLIQNITPADLLPAIKELIMDIKAKGLKLGLASASKNAFTVMESLGMKSEFDIIVDAKSVVNGKPHPEVFLRAAEMLGVEPEACIGVEDAAAGVQAIKAAGMFAVAVGPKASFENADIVYASTAELSLEKIVVVYNA, encoded by the coding sequence ATGACTAGACCACTTAAAGCATTTATTTTTGACCTTGATGGCGTCATTACTGATACAGCCGAATATCATTTTTTAGCGTGGAAGGCGCTGGCTGAGGATTTGGGCATTACTTTTACCCGTGAGGATAACGAGGAACTGAAGGGCGTTTCCCGGATGGATTCCCTCGAGAAAATCTTAGCGCTGGGCGGGCGCACGGGGGATTTTACAGCCGAAGAAAAAGAAGCATTGGCAGAGAAGAAAAATGAGCACTACCTGACGCTGATCCAGAACATAACACCAGCTGATCTTTTGCCAGCGATTAAAGAGCTGATTATGGATATTAAAGCAAAGGGACTAAAGCTGGGACTGGCATCGGCAAGCAAGAACGCGTTCACCGTGATGGAGTCACTTGGAATGAAATCCGAGTTCGATATCATCGTTGACGCAAAGTCTGTCGTCAACGGCAAGCCGCACCCGGAAGTTTTCCTGCGCGCGGCTGAAATGCTTGGTGTTGAGCCTGAAGCATGCATCGGTGTTGAGGATGCTGCGGCAGGCGTACAGGCAATCAAGGCAGCTGGCATGTTTGCTGTTGCCGTAGGACCAAAGGCGAGCTTCGAGAATGCTGATATTGTTTATGCCAGCACGGCTGAGCTATCGTTGGAAAAGATAGTAGTAGTATATAATGCATAA
- a CDS encoding cytochrome-c oxidase — protein MSIRFFKVAAVYFVFAIILGIVMGIAHDFTLTSVHAHLNLLGWVSMALFGTIYYLFPKAGNSKLASTHFWLHNIGVPVMQGGITFSMLIGGVIFTVFAILGSLVIVLGGVLFLVNVFKYVKA, from the coding sequence TTGAGCATACGATTTTTCAAGGTCGCTGCGGTGTATTTTGTCTTTGCTATTATTCTAGGGATTGTTATGGGGATTGCACATGATTTCACGCTGACCTCGGTGCATGCCCATTTAAATCTGCTTGGCTGGGTATCAATGGCACTGTTCGGGACGATTTATTATCTTTTTCCGAAAGCCGGGAACAGCAAGCTAGCCTCTACGCATTTCTGGCTGCATAACATCGGGGTGCCTGTCATGCAGGGCGGGATCACCTTTTCCATGTTGATAGGGGGTGTCATTTTCACCGTCTTTGCCATCCTTGGATCTCTAGTCATCGTTCTCGGAGGCGTACTTTTCTTAGTGAATGTGTTCAAATATGTAAAAGCATAA
- a CDS encoding FAD-dependent oxidoreductase, protein MNNYNSKLPQFPEPYWLKTSELPTFPKLQEDLKVDVAVVGGGITGLTSAFLLAKAGVKVAVIEAGSILNGTTGHTTAKVTAQHGLIYDELISHFGEEKARLYYQANYDAVQFVKNIAKEQQIDCGFSEEDAYIYTNSEQEMEMLLKEFKAYEKLGVNGSEYVSEVPIPVEAKAAIVMRNQAQFHPLKFLKHLVERFTEMGGQIYENTTAVDMEEGSEPVVTTRDGHKVRCNQMIVSTHFPFYDLKGFYFSRMKPERSYVLAVKTEKEFPGGMFINAEQPTRSLRYTDWNGEKIVLFGGDSHAVGHKTNTHQYYEALEAFANKTFGVKEIPFRWSAQDPIPFDKVPFVGPYSASTDNIFVATGYRKWGMSNGINAAIMLSDQILKKDTPYKEVFDPQRFNADPELKKFVSTNTHVAQMLVKGKLERPSTQTTSLENDEGATVTVNGKRAGAYRDENGQLHVVDTTCTHMGCELEWNNGERSWDCPCHGSRFSYKGDVLEGPAELPLKKVDID, encoded by the coding sequence ATGAACAATTACAATTCAAAACTGCCTCAATTCCCTGAACCATACTGGCTTAAAACGTCTGAACTCCCTACTTTTCCAAAGCTTCAGGAGGATTTGAAGGTCGATGTCGCTGTCGTTGGCGGCGGGATCACCGGTTTGACTTCTGCTTTTCTTCTGGCAAAAGCAGGTGTAAAAGTCGCTGTAATTGAAGCAGGATCCATCCTGAATGGAACTACTGGCCATACTACGGCCAAAGTGACCGCGCAGCACGGCTTGATTTATGATGAGCTGATCAGCCACTTTGGAGAGGAAAAAGCCCGCCTTTATTACCAGGCCAATTATGATGCGGTCCAGTTTGTTAAAAATATCGCAAAAGAACAACAGATTGACTGTGGTTTTTCGGAAGAGGATGCATACATCTATACCAACTCTGAACAAGAAATGGAAATGCTGCTGAAGGAATTCAAGGCTTATGAAAAACTTGGCGTCAATGGCAGTGAGTATGTCTCAGAGGTGCCGATTCCAGTCGAGGCAAAAGCTGCGATCGTAATGCGGAACCAGGCACAGTTCCATCCACTAAAATTTTTAAAGCATCTGGTTGAGCGTTTTACCGAAATGGGCGGCCAGATTTACGAGAACACAACCGCTGTGGATATGGAGGAAGGCTCTGAGCCAGTCGTCACAACCCGTGACGGGCATAAGGTGCGCTGCAATCAGATGATCGTTAGCACGCACTTTCCTTTTTATGACTTGAAAGGATTCTATTTTTCAAGGATGAAGCCAGAGCGGTCCTATGTGCTGGCAGTAAAAACGGAGAAGGAATTCCCAGGAGGCATGTTCATCAATGCCGAGCAGCCTACCCGCTCGCTCCGTTACACTGATTGGAACGGTGAAAAAATCGTCCTGTTTGGCGGTGACAGCCATGCTGTAGGCCATAAAACGAATACGCACCAATATTACGAAGCACTAGAAGCATTCGCAAACAAGACGTTTGGCGTCAAGGAGATTCCGTTCAGATGGTCTGCACAAGATCCTATTCCTTTCGATAAGGTCCCATTCGTAGGCCCGTATTCTGCCAGCACCGACAACATTTTTGTCGCGACCGGATACAGGAAATGGGGCATGTCCAACGGCATCAATGCCGCAATCATGTTAAGCGACCAAATCCTGAAGAAGGACACCCCTTACAAGGAAGTGTTTGATCCGCAAAGGTTTAACGCAGACCCTGAGCTGAAGAAATTTGTATCCACCAATACCCATGTTGCCCAGATGCTCGTAAAAGGAAAGCTGGAACGCCCATCAACCCAGACTACCTCACTTGAAAACGATGAAGGTGCTACCGTTACAGTTAATGGCAAGCGTGCCGGTGCCTACCGCGATGAAAATGGCCAACTGCACGTCGTCGACACTACCTGTACCCATATGGGCTGCGAGCTGGAATGGAACAACGGTGAACGCTCATGGGACTGCCCATGCCACGGCTCACGCTTCTCTTATAAAGGAGATGTCCTTGAAGGCCCAGCCGAACTGCCGCTGAAAAAAGTCGATATTGACTAA
- a CDS encoding UDP-glucose dehydrogenase family protein has translation MEITVVGTGYVGLVTGVCFAEVGYNVTCFDIDVNKIGRLAEGRCPIYEPGLEEMLQKNLAEGRLHFTSDSKAVCSKSDYIFITVGTPENEDGSANLEYLEAAVADIGANLCKDAVIVIKSTVPVGTNERIYKMLQDIIHCDVQVKVISNPEFLREGSGIRDTFHADRIVIGADDYEAGRAVARLYEPFERPVVQTDIRSAELIKYASNAFLATKISFINEIANLCEHTGANIEDVAKGMGMDQRIGSQFLKAGIGYGGSCFPKDTKALEKMTEDYGYDFKILRSVIEVNSRQKQQLFYKAKEMLGSLRGKRVAVLGSAFKPHTDDIREAPSIELIAQLIEEQADISVYDPAATEKVEELFGSRLYYAETVDAAIKGADIVFIMTEWPEITQYDLARFRLFMREPVIFDGRNCYSLVEAESAGLTYVSVGRMSVNVNSYIDCLEL, from the coding sequence ATGGAGATAACAGTTGTCGGTACAGGCTATGTTGGCCTTGTTACGGGAGTATGTTTCGCAGAAGTTGGGTACAATGTGACCTGTTTTGATATAGATGTAAATAAAATCGGCAGGCTTGCCGAAGGGAGATGCCCGATTTATGAGCCAGGCCTTGAGGAGATGCTGCAAAAGAATTTGGCAGAGGGCAGGCTTCATTTTACCTCTGACTCAAAAGCAGTCTGCTCAAAGTCGGATTATATTTTTATTACTGTCGGTACGCCGGAAAATGAAGATGGGTCGGCAAATCTTGAATATTTGGAGGCTGCAGTTGCTGACATCGGTGCCAATTTGTGCAAAGATGCTGTAATTGTCATCAAAAGCACCGTGCCAGTAGGTACAAATGAACGAATTTATAAAATGCTGCAGGATATCATTCACTGCGACGTCCAGGTAAAAGTCATCTCGAATCCCGAATTCCTGCGTGAAGGATCGGGAATTCGGGATACGTTCCATGCTGACCGGATTGTCATTGGCGCAGATGATTACGAGGCTGGACGAGCGGTGGCGCGGCTGTATGAACCCTTTGAGCGGCCAGTTGTGCAGACAGATATCCGCAGTGCGGAGCTCATCAAATATGCTTCCAACGCATTTTTGGCAACGAAAATCAGCTTTATCAATGAAATCGCCAACCTTTGTGAGCACACCGGCGCCAATATCGAGGACGTGGCTAAGGGTATGGGCATGGACCAGCGGATCGGCAGCCAGTTTTTAAAAGCAGGAATTGGATATGGAGGTTCCTGCTTCCCGAAGGATACGAAGGCGCTTGAAAAAATGACAGAGGACTATGGTTACGATTTTAAAATCCTGCGGTCCGTGATCGAGGTGAACAGCAGGCAAAAGCAGCAGCTGTTTTACAAAGCGAAGGAGATGCTCGGGAGCCTCAGAGGGAAAAGAGTAGCAGTACTGGGCTCGGCATTCAAGCCGCATACCGATGATATCCGTGAAGCACCGTCAATCGAGCTGATTGCCCAGCTGATTGAAGAACAGGCCGATATTTCTGTCTATGACCCTGCTGCAACTGAAAAAGTGGAGGAGCTATTCGGCAGCCGACTATATTACGCGGAGACTGTGGACGCGGCAATTAAAGGTGCGGATATAGTCTTCATCATGACTGAGTGGCCGGAAATCACTCAATATGATTTAGCACGTTTCCGTCTATTCATGCGCGAACCAGTTATTTTTGACGGAAGGAATTGCTATAGCTTGGTCGAGGCGGAGTCAGCTGGCTTAACGTATGTTTCTGTCGGGAGGATGTCGGTTAACGTGAATTCATATATCGATTGTCTGGAACTTTAA
- a CDS encoding MFS transporter: MKKTQEISEKKLLGIAGLGWMFDAMDVGILSFIIAALQVDWNLTGKEMGWIGSVNSIGMAVGAFVFGLLADRIGRKNVFIITLLLFSIGSGISAMATTLSFFLLLRFFIGMGLGGELPVASTLVSESVPAEKRGRVVVLLESFWAAGWLVAALISYFVIPKFGWQMALILSALPAFYALYLRINLPDSPRYLAVAKKERLTMKESIAEVWSKEHVKKTAMLWILWFSIVFSYYGMFLWLPSVMVMKGFTLIKSFQYVLIMTLAQLPGYFTAAWLIERAGRKFVLVVYLIGTALSAYFFGTADSLALLITAGILLSFFNLGAWGALYAYTPEQYPTTIRGSGAGMAASFGRIGGIIGPLMVPYLSAQNLSITTIFTIFCIAILIGAAAVFFWGTETKQKELA, from the coding sequence ATGAAAAAGACACAGGAGATTTCAGAAAAAAAGCTGCTCGGGATTGCCGGGCTTGGCTGGATGTTCGATGCGATGGATGTAGGGATCTTGTCCTTTATCATCGCCGCATTGCAGGTCGACTGGAATTTAACGGGCAAGGAAATGGGCTGGATCGGCAGTGTGAACTCTATTGGAATGGCTGTCGGTGCTTTTGTATTTGGCTTGCTTGCTGACCGTATCGGTCGGAAAAATGTTTTTATTATTACGTTATTGCTTTTCTCTATCGGAAGCGGGATTTCCGCAATGGCAACAACTTTGTCATTCTTTTTATTGCTAAGATTTTTTATTGGAATGGGCCTTGGCGGAGAGTTGCCGGTAGCGTCTACTCTTGTTTCGGAGAGTGTGCCTGCTGAGAAGCGGGGGCGTGTCGTTGTTCTCCTCGAAAGCTTTTGGGCTGCAGGCTGGCTTGTCGCAGCATTGATCTCATACTTCGTCATCCCGAAATTCGGCTGGCAAATGGCGTTAATCCTTAGTGCCCTGCCGGCATTTTATGCGCTGTACCTTCGTATCAACCTGCCGGATTCGCCTCGGTACCTGGCAGTCGCAAAGAAGGAAAGGCTGACGATGAAAGAGAGCATCGCTGAGGTCTGGTCCAAGGAACACGTCAAGAAAACAGCGATGCTTTGGATTCTTTGGTTCAGTATCGTCTTCTCCTATTACGGTATGTTCCTCTGGCTGCCAAGCGTAATGGTCATGAAGGGCTTTACGTTGATCAAGAGCTTTCAATACGTATTGATCATGACCCTGGCCCAGCTTCCTGGATATTTCACCGCAGCGTGGCTGATTGAAAGAGCAGGCAGGAAGTTCGTGCTCGTTGTCTATTTAATAGGAACTGCCCTCAGCGCTTATTTTTTTGGAACGGCAGACTCGCTTGCATTGCTGATCACGGCTGGCATCCTTCTGTCATTCTTCAATCTTGGTGCCTGGGGCGCGTTATACGCTTATACGCCAGAACAATATCCAACAACAATCCGTGGCTCGGGAGCCGGAATGGCCGCATCGTTTGGGCGGATTGGCGGGATTATCGGACCGCTGATGGTTCCATACTTATCAGCGCAAAATCTTTCGATCACCACTATATTCACGATTTTCTGCATAGCCATCCTGATCGGTGCTGCCGCTGTCTTCTTCTGGGGTACGGAAACAAAGCAGAAAGAGCTTGCGTAA